One Brachybacterium kimchii genomic window carries:
- a CDS encoding MerR family transcriptional regulator yields the protein MRISELADTTGVPVATIKFYLREKLLPPGRLTSRTSAVYDEGHVDRVRLIRALTDAGGLNIAAVRRIVDALDSPHQEQIDMLGIAQRTLAGETAEDAETATVDEDAARFAPGKISPRVRALAERRGWTVLERSDPLMTRLEQAWAACDQARVPTGDDHIDAYAEAMSLVAGADIAHMPRSTAEAMRMVVVGTVMSRGLLDVLRMIEQRESAIAHAKGRGSE from the coding sequence ATGAGGATCTCCGAGCTTGCCGACACCACCGGCGTGCCCGTGGCGACCATCAAGTTCTACCTGCGGGAGAAGCTGCTGCCTCCCGGCAGGCTCACCTCCCGCACCAGCGCCGTCTACGACGAGGGCCACGTCGACCGCGTGCGCCTGATCCGCGCGCTCACCGACGCCGGCGGACTGAACATCGCGGCCGTGCGCCGCATCGTCGACGCCCTCGACTCCCCGCACCAGGAGCAGATCGACATGCTCGGCATCGCCCAGCGCACCCTCGCGGGGGAGACCGCGGAGGACGCCGAGACGGCGACCGTCGACGAGGACGCCGCCCGCTTCGCTCCCGGGAAGATCTCGCCGCGCGTGCGGGCGCTGGCCGAGCGCCGCGGCTGGACCGTCCTGGAGCGCTCCGACCCCCTCATGACCCGTCTCGAGCAGGCCTGGGCCGCCTGCGACCAGGCGCGCGTGCCGACGGGCGACGACCACATCGACGCCTACGCGGAGGCCATGTCCCTCGTGGCCGGAGCCGACATCGCCCACATGCCCCGCAGCACCGCCGAGGCCATGCGCATGGTCGTGGTGGGCACCGTCATGAGCCGCGGCCTGCTGGACGTGCTGCGCATGATCGAGCAGCGCGAGTCCGCGATCGCGCACGCGAAGGGACGCGGGTCGGAGTAG
- a CDS encoding CidA/LrgA family protein: MSAREPIDEGSTGAGSPGDEPVEDGRAPRPALVPPVLLGLAVLLVLQMIGLALAALLHLPIPGVVLGLVLLVILGLVPRTRGILRVAEPAGTPLLAHLQLLFVPPGVGVVVEMGALARNALPIALAVGGSFLLALLVVGRVLQALLHRQDRRRGDDGHRRLEGSGA, from the coding sequence ATGAGCGCGAGGGAGCCGATCGACGAGGGGTCGACGGGAGCCGGGTCGCCGGGGGACGAGCCGGTGGAGGACGGGCGCGCGCCGCGGCCCGCGCTCGTGCCGCCCGTCCTGCTGGGCCTCGCGGTGCTGCTGGTCCTGCAGATGATCGGCCTCGCGCTCGCCGCTCTCCTGCACCTGCCGATCCCCGGAGTGGTGCTCGGGCTCGTGCTGCTGGTGATCCTGGGGCTCGTGCCGCGCACCCGCGGGATCCTGCGCGTCGCCGAGCCCGCGGGCACCCCGCTGCTCGCGCACCTGCAGCTCCTGTTCGTCCCGCCGGGCGTCGGCGTGGTCGTCGAGATGGGAGCACTCGCCCGCAACGCCCTGCCGATCGCCCTCGCCGTCGGCGGATCCTTCCTGCTCGCCCTGCTCGTCGTCGGCCGCGTCCTGCAGGCGCTGCTGCACCGGCAGGACCGTCGGCGCGGTGACGACGGCCACCGGCGGCTCGAGGGGAGCGGCGCATGA
- the exaC gene encoding acetaldehyde dehydrogenase ExaC, with protein sequence MTVYARPGTDGAKVSFASRYDNYIGGTWVPPVKGEYFENPTPVTGEVFCEVARSTAEDVELALDAAHKAAPAWGKTSVAERAVVLNKIADRIEENLETLAVAETWDNGKPIRECLNADLPLAVDHFRYFAGAIRAQEGTLSQIDDDTVAYHFHEPLGVVGQIIPWNFPLLMATWKIAPALAAGNCIVLKPAEQTPASIMVLIDLIGDLLPEGVLNIINGFGAEAGKPLASNRRIAKIAFTGETTTGRLIMQYASQNLIPVTLELGGKSPNLFFDDVASEKDAYYSKALEGFAMFSLNQGEVCTCPSRALVQKGIYDSFVADGLERVKATKQGNPLDTDTQIGAQASNDQLEKILSYIDIGTQEGAKILTGGERADLGGDLSGGYYVTPTIFEGDNSMRIFQEEIFGPVLALTSFSDYDDAISIANDTLYGLGAGVWTRSQNTVYRAGRAIQAGRVWVNNYHNYPAHSAFGGYKSSGIGRENHLMMLDHYQQTKNLLVSYSDDELGFF encoded by the coding sequence ATGACCGTCTATGCACGACCCGGGACCGACGGGGCGAAGGTCTCCTTCGCCTCCCGCTACGACAACTACATCGGCGGCACGTGGGTGCCCCCGGTCAAGGGCGAGTACTTCGAGAACCCGACCCCGGTGACGGGCGAGGTGTTCTGCGAGGTCGCACGCTCGACCGCCGAGGACGTCGAGCTCGCGCTCGACGCGGCGCACAAGGCCGCCCCCGCCTGGGGGAAGACGTCGGTCGCCGAGCGCGCCGTCGTGCTCAACAAGATCGCAGACCGCATCGAGGAGAACCTCGAGACCCTCGCGGTCGCCGAGACCTGGGACAACGGCAAGCCCATCCGAGAGTGCCTGAACGCGGACCTGCCGCTCGCTGTGGATCACTTCCGCTACTTCGCGGGCGCGATCCGCGCCCAGGAGGGCACGCTCTCCCAAATCGACGACGACACCGTCGCGTACCACTTCCACGAGCCCCTCGGCGTGGTCGGCCAGATCATCCCCTGGAACTTCCCGCTGCTCATGGCGACGTGGAAGATCGCCCCGGCCCTCGCGGCCGGCAACTGCATCGTCCTCAAGCCCGCCGAGCAGACCCCGGCCTCGATCATGGTCCTCATCGACCTCATCGGGGACCTGCTGCCCGAGGGCGTCCTGAACATCATCAACGGCTTCGGCGCCGAGGCGGGCAAGCCGCTCGCCTCCAACCGCCGGATCGCGAAGATCGCCTTCACGGGCGAGACCACGACCGGGCGCCTGATCATGCAGTACGCCTCGCAGAACCTCATCCCCGTGACCCTCGAGCTGGGCGGCAAGAGCCCGAACCTGTTCTTCGACGACGTCGCGAGCGAGAAGGACGCCTACTACTCGAAGGCCCTCGAGGGCTTCGCGATGTTCTCCCTGAACCAGGGCGAGGTCTGCACGTGCCCGTCGCGCGCTCTCGTGCAGAAGGGCATCTACGACTCGTTCGTGGCCGACGGTCTCGAGCGCGTGAAGGCGACGAAGCAGGGGAACCCCCTGGACACGGACACCCAGATCGGCGCGCAGGCCAGCAACGACCAGCTCGAGAAGATCCTGTCCTACATCGACATCGGCACGCAGGAGGGCGCGAAGATCCTCACCGGCGGCGAGCGCGCCGACCTCGGCGGGGACCTGTCCGGCGGCTACTACGTGACGCCGACGATCTTCGAGGGCGACAACTCGATGCGCATCTTCCAGGAGGAGATCTTCGGCCCCGTGCTGGCCCTCACGTCGTTCTCCGACTACGACGACGCGATCTCGATCGCCAACGACACCCTCTACGGGCTCGGCGCGGGCGTCTGGACGCGCAGCCAGAACACCGTCTACCGGGCCGGCCGCGCCATCCAGGCCGGCCGCGTGTGGGTGAACAACTACCACAACTACCCTGCTCACAGCGCATTCGGCGGGTACAAGTCCTCCGGGATCGGCCGCGAGAACCACCTGATGATGCTCGACCACTACCAGCAGACCAAGAACCTCCTGGTCTCCTACTCCGACGACGAGCTCGGCTTCTTCTGA
- a CDS encoding DUF779 domain-containing protein, which produces MTDSSAENPTPAPGGSSAADTAPAPQPGQPPAPPLPEPTSADDVLEAEPTIEGEDFSRVAFTQAALAQIQRLIDRNGPLMFHQSGGCCDGSSPMCYPAGDFLTGDADVRMGHVEVPLPDGTTSPLDFWMSREQFAYWRHTHLTIDLVDGRGGGFSLETPDGKRFLTRSRMLPEDAQVRERLEL; this is translated from the coding sequence ATGACGGATTCCTCCGCCGAGAACCCGACCCCCGCACCCGGCGGCTCGTCGGCCGCGGACACCGCGCCCGCACCGCAGCCGGGTCAGCCGCCCGCTCCCCCGCTGCCCGAGCCCACCTCGGCCGACGACGTGCTCGAGGCCGAGCCCACGATCGAGGGCGAGGACTTCTCCCGGGTGGCCTTCACCCAGGCGGCGCTCGCGCAGATCCAGCGGCTCATCGACCGCAACGGGCCGCTCATGTTCCACCAGTCCGGAGGCTGCTGCGACGGCTCCTCCCCCATGTGCTATCCGGCCGGCGACTTCCTCACCGGCGATGCGGACGTGCGCATGGGGCACGTGGAGGTGCCCCTGCCCGACGGCACCACGAGCCCGCTCGACTTCTGGATGAGCCGCGAGCAGTTCGCCTACTGGCGCCACACCCACCTCACGATCGACCTCGTCGACGGGCGCGGCGGCGGCTTCAGCCTCGAGACGCCCGATGGCAAGCGGTTCCTCACCCGTTCCCGGATGCTCCCGGAGGACGCGCAGGTGCGGGAGCGCCTGGAGCTCTGA
- a CDS encoding LrgB family protein: protein MSDAVRTVVHLPIFGLVLTLAVYLGALWLHRRTGRPALLTPVFVTVVVVAAVLELVGLPYAEYLEQVTVLTLLLGPATVALALPLLANGRALARSAGSVLLALITGAVVSLGVTVGVLRAFGTDPQILRSVLPRSVTSPVALTLAESLQASAPLAVVLTILSGILGAVFAPVLLSLARVQDPRARGFAIGLTSHGIGTSRALDESPVTGGWSSAAMVLNALAMTLVLPLLAPFVSG from the coding sequence ATGAGCGACGCCGTCCGGACCGTCGTCCACCTGCCGATCTTCGGTCTCGTGCTCACCCTCGCCGTCTACCTCGGCGCCCTCTGGCTGCACCGACGGACGGGCCGGCCCGCGCTGCTCACGCCGGTCTTCGTCACCGTGGTGGTGGTCGCCGCGGTGCTCGAGCTCGTCGGCCTGCCGTACGCGGAGTACCTCGAGCAGGTCACGGTGCTCACGCTGCTGCTGGGGCCCGCGACCGTGGCGCTCGCCCTGCCGCTGCTGGCGAACGGGCGGGCCCTGGCCCGCTCGGCCGGCTCTGTGCTGCTCGCGCTGATCACGGGCGCCGTGGTGAGCCTCGGGGTCACCGTGGGAGTGCTCCGCGCCTTCGGCACCGACCCGCAGATCCTGCGCTCCGTGCTGCCGCGCTCGGTGACCAGTCCCGTCGCCCTCACCCTCGCCGAGTCGCTGCAGGCCTCCGCCCCGCTGGCCGTGGTGCTCACGATCCTCTCCGGGATCCTCGGCGCCGTGTTCGCGCCGGTGCTGCTGAGCCTCGCCCGCGTGCAGGACCCGCGGGCGCGCGGCTTCGCCATCGGCCTCACGTCCCACGGGATCGGCACCTCCCGTGCGCTCGACGAGTCCCCCGTCACCGGCGGCTGGTCGAGCGCCGCCATGGTGCTGAACGCCTTGGCGATGACGCTCGTCCTGCCCCTGCTCGCGCCGTTCGTGTCCGGGTGA
- a CDS encoding AbgT family transporter, with amino-acid sequence MSSPSPRPVGPAPDGPAPDGSAARLTRTDRLLNVVERLGNRLPEPFMLFLILFAITGIVSTAMALAGVKVSVPGSDEVTVIKGLFTGEGMAWLTTSLGENYLGFPPLVTVMPILLGIGIAQHSGLLAAGIRAMFGSSPAWLLPYVVGIVGVVASIMSDSAFVVVPPLAALVFKAAGRHPVAGLLGGFAAAGAGYSTNLVPTSLDALFAGITNSVIETVSGLGATTVNPVSNWWFNIAASIVLALIAGFIIDRVIEPRLVRQAIPRDETVEDDDADGSAPETSGESSEQMRASLTRPERRGLLLTVLAGLVLTAVVLLAALVPGSPWRNEDGGFLPTSPLLDSIVFLVFLYFVVLGSVYGIATGTLRSTRDAVRMMTEALKEMLPFIVLAFILGNFIALFNWSGIGSWIAVTGAEGLEHIGLTGFGAVVGFILLASVLNLFIISGSGMWTIMAAVFVPMFALLGYEPAFTQAAFRVGDSATQVITPMNPYMVVLLGMLRKYEPAAGLGSLFARMLPFVVPFWIAWTLILAVFFAFDLPLGPGNGIHLGQ; translated from the coding sequence ATGAGCAGCCCTTCCCCGCGCCCCGTCGGCCCTGCCCCCGATGGGCCCGCCCCTGACGGCTCCGCCGCGCGCCTGACCCGCACCGATCGTCTGCTGAACGTCGTCGAGCGGCTGGGCAACAGGCTGCCCGAGCCGTTCATGCTGTTCCTGATCCTCTTCGCGATCACCGGGATCGTCTCCACCGCGATGGCGCTGGCCGGGGTGAAGGTGAGCGTGCCCGGCTCCGACGAGGTCACCGTCATCAAGGGACTGTTCACCGGGGAGGGGATGGCCTGGCTGACCACGAGCCTGGGCGAGAACTATCTGGGGTTCCCGCCGCTGGTCACCGTGATGCCGATCCTGCTGGGCATCGGCATCGCCCAGCACTCCGGGCTGCTCGCCGCCGGGATCCGCGCGATGTTCGGCTCCTCCCCGGCCTGGCTCCTGCCCTACGTGGTGGGCATCGTGGGCGTGGTCGCCTCGATCATGTCCGACTCGGCCTTCGTGGTGGTCCCGCCGCTGGCCGCGCTCGTGTTCAAGGCCGCGGGCCGCCACCCCGTCGCGGGCCTGCTGGGCGGCTTCGCGGCGGCCGGCGCCGGCTACTCCACGAACCTCGTTCCCACGAGCCTGGACGCCCTGTTCGCGGGCATCACGAACTCCGTGATCGAGACCGTCTCCGGGCTCGGCGCGACCACCGTGAACCCGGTGTCGAACTGGTGGTTCAACATCGCCGCCTCGATCGTGCTCGCCCTCATCGCGGGCTTCATCATCGACCGCGTCATCGAGCCGCGCCTGGTGCGCCAGGCCATCCCGCGCGACGAGACCGTCGAGGACGACGACGCCGACGGCTCCGCCCCGGAGACCTCGGGCGAGTCCTCCGAGCAGATGCGCGCCTCGCTCACCCGGCCCGAGCGGCGGGGCCTGCTGCTCACGGTCCTCGCGGGCCTCGTGCTCACCGCGGTCGTGCTGCTCGCCGCGCTCGTGCCCGGCTCCCCGTGGCGCAACGAGGACGGCGGCTTCCTGCCGACGTCCCCGCTGCTGGACTCGATCGTCTTCCTGGTGTTCCTCTACTTCGTGGTCCTGGGCAGCGTGTACGGGATCGCGACCGGCACCCTGCGCTCCACGCGCGACGCCGTGCGGATGATGACCGAGGCGCTCAAGGAGATGCTCCCGTTCATCGTCCTCGCCTTCATCCTGGGCAACTTCATCGCCCTGTTCAACTGGTCCGGCATCGGCTCCTGGATCGCCGTGACCGGCGCCGAGGGCCTCGAGCACATCGGACTCACCGGCTTCGGCGCCGTCGTCGGCTTCATCCTGCTGGCGAGCGTGCTGAACCTGTTCATCATCTCCGGCTCGGGCATGTGGACAATCATGGCCGCCGTGTTCGTGCCGATGTTCGCCCTGCTCGGCTACGAGCCCGCGTTCACGCAGGCCGCCTTCCGGGTGGGCGACTCCGCGACCCAGGTGATCACCCCCATGAACCCGTACATGGTCGTGCTGCTGGGCATGCTGAGGAAGTACGAGCCGGCCGCCGGACTGGGCAGCCTGTTCGCCCGCATGCTCCCGTTCGTGGTCCCCTTCTGGATCGCCTGGACGCTGATCCTCGCCGTGTTCTTCGCCTTCGACCTGCCGCTGGGCCCGGGCAACGGCATCCACCTGGGACAGTGA